From the genome of Colwellia psychrerythraea 34H, one region includes:
- the petA gene encoding ubiquinol-cytochrome c reductase iron-sulfur subunit, giving the protein MSNVPVNNGRRRFLTAATAVVGGVGVAGAAVPFIASWNPSARAKAAGAPVEVNIGKIQPGQLIRAEWRGKPVYIVRRTEKTVSNLAKHDDQLRDPDSEKAQQPVYATNAYRSIKPEFLVALGVCTHLGCAPTHHAGDFDQFVEGVPNGFFCPCHGSKFDMAGRVFQGVPAPLNLVVPEHSYINDDTLLIGVAQGDA; this is encoded by the coding sequence ATGAGCAATGTGCCTGTAAATAACGGCCGCAGACGCTTCCTAACCGCTGCTACTGCAGTTGTTGGTGGTGTTGGTGTGGCTGGGGCTGCTGTGCCTTTTATTGCTTCCTGGAATCCAAGTGCTCGCGCGAAAGCTGCGGGTGCTCCAGTTGAAGTCAATATAGGTAAAATACAGCCTGGTCAATTAATCCGTGCTGAATGGCGTGGTAAACCCGTTTATATAGTACGTAGAACGGAAAAAACAGTTAGTAATTTAGCTAAACACGATGACCAGTTGCGTGATCCTGATTCTGAAAAAGCCCAGCAACCTGTTTATGCAACTAATGCCTATCGTTCAATTAAACCTGAATTCTTAGTTGCCTTAGGTGTTTGTACTCATTTAGGTTGTGCTCCTACTCACCATGCTGGTGATTTCGATCAGTTTGTTGAAGGCGTTCCAAATGGCTTCTTCTGTCCATGTCATGGTAGTAAATTTGATATGGCTGGTCGTGTATTTCAAGGCGTTCCAGCACCATTAAATTTAGTGGTTCCAGAGCATTCTTATATCAATGATGACACTTTACTTATTGGTGTTGCTCAAGGAGATGCGTAA
- the rpsI gene encoding 30S ribosomal protein S9 — MADNQYYGTGRRKSSTARVFMKAGNGAITINKRDISEYFGRETARMVVRQPLELVEMLEKFDFNISVVGGGISGQAGAIRHGITRALMVFDETLRGELRKAGFVTRDARKVERKKVGLHKARKKPQFSKR; from the coding sequence ATGGCTGATAATCAATATTACGGTACTGGTCGTCGCAAGAGCTCAACTGCTCGTGTGTTCATGAAAGCTGGTAACGGTGCAATCACAATTAACAAACGTGACATTTCTGAGTACTTCGGTCGTGAAACTGCTCGTATGGTTGTTCGTCAACCATTAGAGTTAGTTGAAATGTTAGAAAAATTTGACTTTAACATCTCTGTAGTAGGCGGTGGTATTTCAGGTCAAGCTGGCGCGATTCGTCACGGTATTACTCGTGCATTAATGGTTTTTGATGAAACTTTACGTGGTGAACTACGTAAAGCTGGATTCGTTACTCGTGATGCGCGTAAAGTTGAGCGTAAGAAAGTTGGTCTTCATAAAGCACGTAAGAAGCCACAATTCTCAAAACGTTAA
- the rplM gene encoding 50S ribosomal protein L13 — protein MKTFVAKPASVQREWFLVDAEDKTLGRIATEIATRLRGKHKAEYTPHVDTGDYIVVINAEKVRVTGNKAKGKIYYSHTEFPGGLKQISFEKLIEKAPTRVLEFAVKGMLPKGPLGREMFRKLKVYAGPEHAHTAQQPQLLEL, from the coding sequence ATGAAAACTTTTGTAGCAAAACCAGCAAGCGTACAACGCGAATGGTTCTTAGTGGACGCCGAAGATAAAACTTTAGGTCGTATCGCTACTGAAATTGCAACCCGTTTACGCGGTAAGCATAAAGCAGAATATACACCTCACGTAGATACTGGCGATTATATCGTTGTTATCAATGCTGAGAAAGTACGTGTAACAGGTAACAAAGCGAAAGGTAAAATTTACTACTCGCATACTGAATTCCCTGGTGGACTTAAGCAAATTAGCTTTGAAAAGTTAATTGAAAAAGCTCCAACACGCGTTCTTGAATTTGCAGTGAAAGGCATGTTACCTAAAGGTCCTTTAGGTCGTGAAATGTTCCGCAAATTAAAAGTATATGCAGGCCCAGAGCATGCACATACAGCACAACAACCACAACTTTTGGAGCTTTAA
- a CDS encoding pilin, with protein MKNLQNMKKSVQKGFTLIELMIVVAIIGILAAVALPAYKTYADKAKFTEVVLSATAAKTAVDLCIQTGKGGLVSSTTPATMLLEAAKCETIPDVTGWSQSGMVTSVKISGTTLVGPYLVTVIPAVQGSFDATHTYVLTATVGNGTAVWNHSGGCVAAGYC; from the coding sequence ATGAAAAACTTACAAAATATGAAAAAAAGTGTACAAAAAGGTTTTACGTTAATTGAATTAATGATCGTTGTCGCGATTATCGGTATTTTAGCAGCCGTGGCGTTACCTGCTTACAAAACTTATGCGGATAAAGCTAAGTTTACTGAAGTAGTATTATCTGCAACTGCAGCAAAAACAGCAGTTGATCTTTGTATTCAAACAGGTAAGGGCGGTTTAGTATCGAGTACTACTCCTGCTACTATGCTTCTTGAGGCAGCTAAGTGTGAGACTATACCTGACGTTACTGGTTGGTCTCAATCTGGCATGGTAACATCAGTTAAAATTTCCGGTACCACTCTTGTCGGTCCTTACTTAGTTACTGTGATTCCAGCAGTACAAGGTAGCTTCGATGCTACCCACACGTATGTATTGACCGCAACAGTTGGCAATGGTACAGCTGTTTGGAATCATAGTGGTGGTTGTGTAGCTGCAGGATATTGTTAA
- a CDS encoding transposase — protein MARSPRLNLKDIPQHVIQRGNNRQSCFFENQNYQVYLDKLLEYSQKHQVEIHAFILMTNHVHLLVTPRIENGVSLMMQSLGRYYVRYINQTYHRTGTLWEGRYKSSLVDSDSYFLIVTRYIEFNPVRAEMVVRPELYPWSSYHQHALGKTISLLTEHDCYLKLGDSASKRQQSYLKFCKRYLSDDEASFIRASVNKAWILGDDRFKQQIERQLGVSVSPKARGGDRKSIKYQQSKG, from the coding sequence ATGGCTAGATCACCTCGCTTAAATTTAAAAGACATTCCGCAACATGTGATTCAACGTGGTAATAATCGCCAATCTTGCTTTTTTGAAAACCAAAACTATCAAGTTTATCTTGATAAACTGCTTGAATATAGCCAAAAGCATCAAGTTGAAATTCATGCTTTTATTTTAATGACAAACCATGTGCATTTATTGGTCACACCAAGAATTGAAAATGGCGTTAGCCTGATGATGCAGTCACTGGGGCGTTATTATGTAAGATATATAAATCAAACTTACCACCGAACAGGCACTTTATGGGAAGGTAGATATAAGTCGAGCTTGGTTGATAGCGATAGTTATTTTTTAATAGTTACTCGGTATATTGAATTCAACCCGGTACGTGCAGAAATGGTTGTTCGACCTGAATTATATCCTTGGTCAAGTTATCATCAGCATGCTTTAGGAAAAACAATAAGCTTACTCACGGAGCATGATTGTTATTTAAAGCTTGGTGACTCTGCCAGTAAACGGCAGCAATCGTATCTTAAATTTTGTAAACGATACTTGAGTGATGATGAAGCGTCATTCATCAGAGCATCAGTGAATAAAGCTTGGATTTTAGGTGATGATAGATTTAAGCAGCAAATAGAGAGGCAACTTGGTGTGTCAGTTTCGCCCAAAGCAAGAGGTGGAGATAGAAAGTCAATTAAGTATCAGCAAAGCAAAGGTTAG
- the pilB gene encoding type IV-A pilus assembly ATPase PilB has translation MKGNHQQASLLSALSKQNLIPLESIDDITADFIGKKIPFIRFLIEDKSIDGNSIAKVLSKSFGHPLIQLSNFDTSLVPEGVRNEKLITKHNALPLYLRGKVLFIAMSDPTNLDALEEIQFNTGYSTELVLCDEKSLQTCIEKVLEDESAALDISDIDADELAGIDVEESRKEDANANGEDDAPIVVFINKILLDAIKKGASDLHFEPYEKSFRIRFRIDGILSEIARPPVSLSSRMAARLKVMSKLDIAERRVPQDGRIKLALSKKKSIDFRVSTLPTMWGEKVVMRILDSSSAMLGIDMLGYEPAQKKIYMEALEQPQGMILVTGPTGSGKTVSLYTGLNILNTQERNISTAEDPVEINLEGINQVQINNRAGLTFPSALRSFLRQDPDIVMVGEIRDLETAEISIKAAQTGHLVLSTLHTNSAAETLTRLLNMGVPSYNVASSVSIIIAQRLARRLCPQCKEEEPLSEMLLAEQGFPADKLADIKLFKPIGCTHCTGGYKGRVGIYEVIKISPTIASIIMEGGNSLDIAKQCQKEGYNNLRQSGLLKAMSGMTSLEEINRVTSA, from the coding sequence ATGAAAGGAAATCACCAACAAGCTAGTCTGCTATCGGCATTATCAAAGCAGAACCTTATTCCTTTAGAATCAATAGATGATATTACGGCTGATTTCATCGGTAAAAAAATACCTTTCATTCGTTTTTTGATTGAAGACAAAAGTATTGATGGAAATAGTATTGCTAAAGTACTTTCTAAAAGCTTTGGCCACCCACTAATTCAACTTAGTAACTTCGATACCAGCTTGGTACCTGAAGGTGTTCGTAATGAAAAACTGATCACTAAACATAATGCATTGCCACTATATTTACGTGGCAAAGTACTGTTTATTGCCATGTCAGACCCGACTAATTTAGATGCCTTAGAAGAAATACAGTTTAATACCGGTTACAGCACTGAGCTAGTATTATGTGATGAGAAGAGCTTACAAACTTGTATTGAAAAAGTACTCGAAGATGAAAGTGCTGCATTAGATATAAGTGACATCGATGCAGATGAGTTAGCGGGTATTGATGTTGAAGAGTCAAGAAAAGAAGACGCTAACGCTAACGGTGAAGATGATGCACCTATCGTTGTTTTCATCAATAAAATATTACTCGATGCTATAAAGAAAGGGGCTTCAGATTTACATTTTGAACCTTATGAAAAGTCATTTCGTATTCGCTTTCGTATTGATGGTATTTTATCTGAAATAGCTAGACCACCAGTAAGCCTCTCTTCAAGAATGGCAGCCCGCTTGAAAGTGATGTCTAAATTGGATATTGCCGAACGTCGTGTTCCACAAGATGGTCGAATTAAGTTGGCACTATCCAAGAAAAAGTCGATCGATTTTCGTGTCAGTACTTTACCCACCATGTGGGGTGAAAAAGTCGTAATGCGCATATTAGATTCATCAAGTGCTATGCTGGGTATAGATATGCTGGGTTATGAACCCGCTCAGAAAAAAATATACATGGAAGCATTAGAACAACCGCAAGGTATGATTTTAGTTACTGGACCAACAGGTTCAGGTAAAACGGTATCGCTTTATACCGGATTAAATATATTAAACACACAAGAACGTAATATATCTACAGCGGAAGACCCTGTCGAAATTAACCTTGAAGGCATCAACCAAGTACAAATCAATAATCGTGCCGGTTTAACTTTCCCAAGTGCATTGCGCTCGTTTTTACGACAAGATCCAGATATTGTCATGGTGGGGGAAATTCGGGATTTAGAAACCGCTGAAATTTCGATAAAAGCCGCACAAACTGGCCACTTAGTATTATCAACCCTGCATACTAACTCTGCTGCTGAAACGCTTACTCGTTTACTTAATATGGGGGTTCCTTCCTATAATGTTGCCAGCTCTGTCTCTATTATTATTGCTCAACGTTTGGCAAGACGATTATGCCCGCAGTGTAAGGAGGAAGAGCCTCTTTCTGAAATGCTATTAGCCGAACAAGGTTTTCCTGCTGATAAATTAGCTGACATAAAGTTATTTAAACCTATAGGCTGTACTCATTGCACTGGAGGCTATAAAGGCCGCGTGGGTATTTACGAAGTGATTAAAATTAGCCCGACTATTGCTTCTATTATCATGGAAGGTGGCAACTCTCTTGATATAGCGAAGCAATGCCAAAAGGAGGGGTATAACAACTTGCGTCAATCAGGTTTATTAAAAGCAATGAGCGGTATGACAAGTTTAGAAGAAATTAACCGAGTAACTAGCGCTTAA
- a CDS encoding type II secretion system F family protein, producing the protein MAITTKKKSAKDRTKVKEQDVFVWHGVNRKGKKISGELSAKSIIELKNQLRKQGIVPSRVKKKAKPLFGLGSGDKAITPMDIAVITRQIATMLGAGVPLVQTIEMIGKGHNNGKMRMLLGDIATKLSSGIPLSDCLRDHPLYFDDLYCDLVASGEQSGALETIYDRIATYKEKGEALKSKIKKAMTYPIAVLVVAFIVTSILLIFVVPVFQEIFASFGAELPAFTLMVIAISEFMQAYWYFGLAGLYLAFFLFKRAHRNNQKLRDKVDKNILKLPVIGDLLEKAAVARYARTLSTTFAAGVPLIDALESAAGASGNAVFRDAILEVRAEVSSGMQMNLAMRNCKIFPDMVIQMVAIGEESGAVDDMLSKVANVYEQQVDDAVDGLTALLEPMIMAVLGVVIGGLIIAMYLPIFEIGKIV; encoded by the coding sequence ATGGCTATCACAACAAAAAAAAAATCAGCTAAAGATAGAACTAAAGTTAAAGAGCAAGATGTCTTTGTTTGGCATGGGGTTAACCGTAAAGGAAAAAAAATTAGTGGTGAACTTTCTGCTAAGAGTATTATTGAGCTAAAAAATCAGCTGCGTAAACAAGGCATAGTACCAAGTCGTGTTAAGAAAAAAGCTAAACCATTATTTGGTTTAGGTAGCGGAGATAAAGCAATAACTCCTATGGACATTGCTGTTATTACCAGACAAATAGCCACTATGTTAGGTGCTGGTGTTCCGCTAGTTCAGACTATTGAAATGATAGGCAAGGGGCATAATAACGGTAAGATGCGCATGCTTCTTGGAGATATCGCCACTAAACTTTCTTCTGGTATCCCTTTATCAGACTGTTTACGTGATCACCCACTCTATTTCGATGACCTTTATTGTGATTTAGTCGCCTCTGGGGAGCAATCAGGTGCACTAGAAACTATTTACGACCGTATTGCTACCTACAAAGAAAAAGGTGAAGCATTAAAAAGTAAAATTAAAAAAGCCATGACTTACCCTATTGCGGTGTTAGTGGTTGCCTTTATCGTAACATCAATACTGCTTATCTTTGTGGTACCTGTTTTCCAGGAGATATTTGCCAGTTTTGGCGCTGAACTCCCTGCTTTTACCCTAATGGTGATTGCTATTTCTGAATTTATGCAGGCCTATTGGTACTTTGGTTTAGCTGGACTTTATTTAGCATTTTTCTTATTTAAACGTGCCCACAGAAATAACCAAAAATTACGAGATAAGGTTGATAAAAACATACTAAAATTACCTGTTATTGGAGATTTATTAGAGAAAGCAGCCGTTGCTCGCTACGCGAGAACATTATCAACGACTTTTGCTGCAGGTGTTCCTTTAATTGATGCACTAGAGTCAGCCGCAGGTGCATCAGGCAATGCCGTATTCCGTGATGCAATATTAGAAGTACGCGCTGAGGTGTCTTCGGGAATGCAAATGAATTTAGCTATGCGTAACTGTAAAATATTCCCAGATATGGTTATACAAATGGTGGCTATTGGTGAAGAGTCTGGTGCTGTAGATGATATGTTATCAAAAGTAGCTAATGTATACGAACAGCAAGTTGATGATGCTGTTGATGGTTTAACCGCACTGTTGGAGCCGATGATTATGGCCGTATTAGGTGTCGTTATTGGTGGTTTAATTATTGCTATGTACTTACCAATATTTGAAATCGGTAAGATTGTATAA
- a CDS encoding prepilin peptidase: MLDKFYSLFNHINMLFQELPTFFYITVALISLAIGSFLNVVIYRTPKMMEYTWYHDCREFLADEVANVKAKRLTKITLSKPDSTCPNCDHKIRFYENIPVLSWLLLKGKCSQCTNNISARYPIIELSTMVLSLIVAQHFGATISTLWVLLLTWCLITLTMIDFDHMLLPDQITLPLLWLGLLININGTFIPLPDAVIGAAVGYMSLFSVFWLFKVITGKEGMGYGDFKLFAVFGAWIGWQLLPILILMASVVGAIVGITLMLFKNHQREQGIPFGPYLAVAGWITLLWGDGIWSWYLQKIL; encoded by the coding sequence TTGTTAGATAAATTTTATTCTCTCTTTAATCACATAAACATGTTATTTCAAGAACTCCCTACCTTCTTCTATATTACGGTTGCCCTAATTTCATTGGCCATAGGTAGCTTTCTTAATGTTGTCATTTATCGTACCCCTAAAATGATGGAATATACTTGGTATCATGACTGCCGAGAGTTTCTAGCCGATGAGGTTGCTAATGTTAAGGCAAAAAGACTTACTAAAATCACCCTATCTAAACCTGACTCTACCTGCCCTAACTGTGATCATAAAATTCGATTTTATGAAAACATCCCTGTATTAAGTTGGTTATTACTAAAGGGGAAGTGTAGCCAGTGCACTAATAATATTTCAGCTCGTTATCCTATAATCGAACTTTCTACCATGGTGCTAAGTCTTATTGTTGCTCAACATTTTGGTGCAACAATATCTACATTGTGGGTTTTGTTACTCACTTGGTGTTTGATTACACTTACCATGATAGATTTTGATCACATGTTATTACCTGATCAAATTACACTGCCACTTTTATGGTTAGGTTTACTAATAAACATAAATGGAACTTTTATCCCATTACCCGATGCTGTCATTGGAGCAGCCGTTGGTTACATGAGCCTATTCTCTGTCTTTTGGCTCTTTAAAGTAATAACAGGTAAAGAGGGCATGGGTTATGGCGACTTTAAATTGTTCGCTGTTTTTGGTGCTTGGATCGGTTGGCAATTACTTCCTATTCTAATTTTAATGGCATCAGTTGTTGGCGCAATTGTTGGTATTACTTTAATGTTATTCAAAAACCATCAAAGAGAGCAAGGCATCCCTTTTGGCCCATATTTAGCAGTAGCTGGTTGGATAACTTTATTATGGGGTGATGGTATTTGGTCATGGTATTTACAAAAAATTCTTTAA
- the coaE gene encoding dephospho-CoA kinase (Dephospho-CoA kinase (CoaE) performs the final step in coenzyme A biosynthesis.), translating to MSKLVIGLTGGIGSGKTTITNYFLALGVEIIDADIIAREVVAINSPALKAIAKHFGDDYIQADGQLNRPLLRNRIFSNKADKLWLNKLLHPLIRVNIVTQTKEAKSPYCILVAPLLIENNLLELVDRVLIVDVNESTQITRTLVRDSSSEQEIKAIIASQTSRAARVNVADDIINNDDSPLSEIKEAVLSLDKKYLTLTKMV from the coding sequence ATGTCTAAACTAGTTATTGGTCTTACTGGCGGAATAGGTAGTGGTAAAACCACAATTACTAATTACTTTCTAGCGTTGGGTGTTGAAATTATTGATGCTGATATTATCGCTAGAGAAGTTGTTGCAATTAACAGCCCTGCATTAAAAGCAATTGCCAAGCACTTCGGTGATGACTATATTCAAGCTGATGGTCAGCTCAACAGACCATTATTACGAAATAGAATTTTTAGCAATAAAGCCGATAAGCTTTGGTTGAATAAGTTATTGCACCCCTTAATTCGCGTTAATATTGTGACGCAGACTAAAGAAGCTAAAAGCCCGTATTGTATTTTAGTTGCCCCTTTACTCATTGAAAATAACCTACTTGAATTAGTTGATCGTGTATTAATCGTTGATGTGAATGAATCAACTCAGATAACACGCACCCTAGTACGAGATAGTAGTTCTGAACAAGAGATCAAAGCGATAATAGCAAGTCAGACAAGTCGTGCTGCCAGAGTAAATGTTGCCGATGATATTATTAACAATGATGATTCGCCTTTGTCAGAAATCAAAGAGGCTGTTCTATCGCTTGATAAAAAGTATTTAACCTTGACAAAAATGGTTTAA
- the zapD gene encoding cell division protein ZapD produces the protein MSTVLYEHPLNERIRNYLKLEQLFAQAYSCLSGDLSILTSHQVFFNALFSILDTLERNDTRGDLIKDLEKLEQNLVVWSKVPDVDTSALQKNLSETVKLVSHLRIPRPTWWLLKEDKLLSCLKQRFAIQGGSSSFDLPQLHFWLHQNEVQTKQEVQQWLNLLSDISSALAIVLKFIRLRAEFELIEVDSGFYQDNGEGLLLLRIKLAKDAAYYPTVSGNKFRYSIRFMLPCQHTGRRYANQATVFQLARC, from the coding sequence ATGTCTACGGTCTTATATGAACATCCGCTCAATGAGCGAATACGAAACTACCTAAAACTTGAGCAACTCTTCGCTCAGGCCTACTCATGCCTTAGTGGTGATCTTAGTATACTGACTAGCCATCAAGTTTTTTTTAATGCCCTATTTTCCATCTTAGATACCTTAGAACGAAATGATACCCGTGGTGATTTAATTAAAGATTTAGAGAAGCTAGAGCAAAATCTTGTTGTTTGGTCAAAAGTTCCTGACGTAGATACCAGTGCTCTTCAAAAGAATTTGTCTGAAACGGTTAAATTAGTTAGTCACTTGAGAATTCCACGACCCACTTGGTGGTTGTTAAAAGAAGATAAATTACTTTCTTGCTTAAAACAACGTTTTGCCATTCAGGGTGGAAGCTCTAGTTTTGACTTGCCACAATTGCACTTCTGGCTTCACCAAAATGAAGTACAAACGAAACAAGAAGTTCAGCAATGGCTCAATCTATTAAGTGATATATCATCTGCTCTTGCAATAGTGCTTAAATTTATCCGACTGCGCGCTGAGTTTGAGTTAATAGAAGTGGATAGTGGCTTTTATCAAGATAACGGTGAAGGGCTTTTATTATTGCGAATAAAGTTAGCTAAGGATGCCGCATACTATCCAACAGTTAGTGGTAACAAGTTCCGCTATTCCATCCGCTTTATGTTGCCTTGTCAACATACTGGTCGCAGGTACGCTAACCAAGCAACTGTATTTCAATTAGCTCGCTGCTAA
- the yacG gene encoding DNA gyrase inhibitor YacG has protein sequence MTLKVPCPQCQKTVVWQASSEFRPFCSKRCQLIDLGEWAEESHKISQNIQVDTVLSEEMLDAMEDEFLLNNKFFVEPE, from the coding sequence ATGACCTTAAAAGTTCCTTGTCCACAATGTCAAAAAACTGTTGTATGGCAAGCAAGTAGCGAATTTAGACCTTTCTGTAGTAAACGCTGTCAGCTCATTGATCTTGGAGAATGGGCAGAAGAAAGTCATAAAATCAGCCAAAACATTCAAGTTGATACTGTTTTATCAGAAGAAATGTTGGATGCGATGGAAGATGAATTTTTACTTAACAACAAATTTTTTGTTGAGCCCGAATAA
- the mutT gene encoding 8-oxo-dGTP diphosphatase MutT, translating into MSKVVHVAVGVITRASEDEACQYFLTKRLEKAHQGGKWEFPGGKVENNETVAQALARELKEEVAIDVLSCQPLIKIEHTYRSKEGDEKGDKSVCLDVFIVDNFTGEPSAQEGQGQGWYTLNELEKLDFPEANKTIIDKLVERSL; encoded by the coding sequence ATGAGTAAAGTTGTGCACGTTGCGGTAGGAGTTATCACAAGGGCAAGTGAAGATGAAGCTTGTCAATATTTCTTAACTAAGCGACTAGAAAAGGCCCATCAAGGCGGAAAATGGGAGTTTCCAGGTGGTAAAGTGGAAAACAACGAAACAGTTGCTCAAGCACTTGCTAGGGAGCTTAAAGAGGAAGTAGCGATTGACGTGTTATCTTGTCAGCCACTCATTAAAATTGAGCATACATACCGAAGTAAAGAGGGAGACGAAAAAGGAGATAAGAGTGTTTGTTTGGATGTTTTTATCGTTGATAACTTTACGGGTGAACCAAGTGCACAAGAGGGGCAAGGCCAGGGCTGGTATACTTTAAATGAGCTTGAGAAGCTAGACTTTCCAGAAGCAAATAAAACCATTATTGATAAGCTAGTAGAAAGGTCTCTCTAG